A portion of the Aphelocoma coerulescens isolate FSJ_1873_10779 chromosome 11, UR_Acoe_1.0, whole genome shotgun sequence genome contains these proteins:
- the IRX6 gene encoding iroquois-class homeodomain protein IRX-6: MSFSQFGYPYSTTSQFFVPASPSTTCCEAAPRSGPDASSAPAAASLCCAPYESRLLAPARAELNAALGMYSAPYAAGQGYGNYLPYGAEPAALYTALNPQYEIKDGAGTLHSGIAQPATYYSYDHSLGQYQYDRYGTVDFGGSARRKNATRETTSTLKTWLYEHRKNPYPTKGEKIMLAIITKMTLTQVSTWFANARRRLKKENKMTWSPKNKAGEERKEETPREEDEYSAEGEGREQKSYKEDKDLRFSDLEEEEEEEEEAGKPEKGRTSSLQEAPSLGAALPEAPRSECSLPGPFHAFPCAKAPAADFAPASLAGPPPPYAPTEKPRIWSLARTAGASAARRGSPEGRGTEGGGGAAGEQPVPAKAFRSSAFNLQPLPRSCASHRGLGEPCQFAAAGEGFGQGAKGGPGGTELGGTRLDRLRTAFRPVLRR, translated from the exons ATGTCCTTCTCTCAGTTCGGATACCCCTACAGCACCACTTCACAG TTTTTCGTGCCCGCCAGCCCCAGCACGACCTGCTGCGAGGCCGCCCCCCGCTCCGGGCCGGATGCCTCCTCGGCGCCGGCCGCCGCCTCCCTCTGCTGCGCCCCGTACGAGAGCCGGCTGCTGGCGCCCGCCCGCGCCGAGCTCAATGCCGCGCTGGGCATGTACAGCGCCCCGTACGCCGCCGGCCAGGGCTACGGCAACTACCTGCCCTACGGCGCCGAGCCCGCCGCGCTCTACACCGCGCTG AACCCCCAGTATGAAATCAAAGACGGCGCCGGCACGTTGCACTCGGGAATCGCGCAGCCCGCTACCTACTACTCCTACGATCATTCCTTGGGGCAGTACCAGTACGACAG GTACGGGACGGTAGATTTCGGTGGTTCAGCCAGACGCAAAAATGCAACGCGAGAGACGACGAGTACCCTCAAGACCTGGCTGTACGAGCACCGCAAAAACCCCTACCCCaccaaaggagagaaaatcatgcTGGCTATCATCACTAAAATGACCCTGACGCAAGTGTCTACTTGGTTTGCTAACGCCAGACGGAGGctcaagaaagaaaacaaaatgaccTGGTCTCCCAAGAACAAAGCGGgggaagagaggaaagaagaaaccCCGCGGGAAGAGGATGAATACAGTGCGGAAGGTGAAGGCAGAG AGCAGAAGAGCTACAAGGAGGACAAGGACCTGCGGTTCAGcgacctggaggaggaggaagaggaggaggaggaggcggggaAGCCGGAGAAGGGCCGGaccagctccctgcaggaagCCCCCAGCCTGGGCGCGGCGCTGCCCGAGGCTCCGCGGAGCGAGTGCAGCCTGCCCGGCCCCTTCCACGCCTTTCCTTGTGCCAAGGCCCCCGCCGCGGACTTCGCCCCCGCCTCCTTGGCCGGCCCGCCGCCACCCTACGCGCCCACGGAGAAGCCGCGCATCTGGTCGCTGGCACGCACCGCCGGGGCCAGCGCGGCGCGCAGGGGCAGCCCCGAGGGCCGCGGCACGgagggaggcggcggcgcggcgggggagCAGCCCGTGCCCGCCAAGGCCTTCCGGAGCTCCGCGTTCAACCTGCAGCCGCTCCCGCGAAGCTGCGCGTCCCACCGCGGCCTGGGGGAGCCGTGCCAGTTCGCGGCGGCGGGCGAAG GCTTCGGGCAGGGCGCCAAGGGCGGCCCGGGAGGCACCGAGCTGGGCGGGACCCGCCTGGACAGGCTGCGGACGGCGTTCCGGCCCGTGCTGCGGAGGTGA